Proteins from a single region of Pseudodesulfovibrio portus:
- a CDS encoding LysM peptidoglycan-binding domain-containing protein has translation MKKLILLAIATCMIFAWGCSKKVQTEPEVVVVEEKEVMAEKPAPVMDPMAVYKAEYDALSTTHTVTKGECLWWISEYKHVYNDPFMWPLIYKANRDKISNPDLIYPGQQFDVPRYGFDLEDVKGSRKEAGAPWKALEPGQDAMIPAEMRAALGYSF, from the coding sequence ATGAAGAAACTGATTTTACTCGCAATCGCCACGTGCATGATCTTTGCCTGGGGTTGCTCCAAGAAAGTCCAGACCGAACCCGAAGTGGTTGTGGTCGAAGAAAAGGAAGTCATGGCCGAGAAGCCGGCCCCGGTCATGGACCCCATGGCCGTGTACAAGGCTGAATACGATGCCCTGTCCACCACCCACACCGTGACCAAGGGCGAGTGCCTGTGGTGGATCTCCGAGTACAAGCATGTGTACAACGATCCTTTCATGTGGCCCCTGATCTACAAGGCCAACCGCGACAAGATTTCCAATCCCGACCTGATCTACCCGGGCCAGCAGTTCGACGTGCCCCGCTACGGCTTCGACCTCGAAGACGTGAAGGGTTCCCGCAAGGAAGCCGGTGCGCCGTGGAAGGCTCTTGAGCCCGGCCAGGATGCCATGATCCCCGCTGAAATGCGT